The following nucleotide sequence is from Candidatus Jordarchaeales archaeon.
ACCACATATTCGGAGCCATTGACTCCGCCTATCTCACTCTAACCCCGTTTACGAGGTGAATAAATTTGAGCAAAGAATCTTTCCGGCATTGGGTTGATGACATTGTAACTGGCTTGCTTAGTTATTGGGGTGACATTAATCATTACGTTTGCAACTGCGGTCTATCCGTTTCAGGACTGCAACACATAGGAAGGCTAAGGGGCGAAATAATTCTCACCAATACCGTAAAAGAGGAGTTAAAGCGTAAAGGGTATGAAGCGAAGCACTCTCTTGTCCTATACACCCAAGATCAATGGAAAGGTAAGGAGTCCCAGCTCCAAGTTTTTCAGGACAGAGAGTTTGCAAAATCTTTAGTTGGGAGACGCCTGGTTGATGTTCCAGACCCTCAGGAATGTCATGAAAATTGGGTTAAACACTTCTGGGAGCCTTTCGGTAACTATCTAGATGAGTTTGCAATTGAAGTAGAAGTGGTGTCTACAACAGAACTTTACAAGAAAGATGAACTAAAGTCGCTTGTCAAAGAAGTCTTCCTAAGACCTGACGAGATAAGAAAACTAGTCAACAAGTACAGAGGGCGTAAACCATACCCTGAAGGGTGGATACCTTTCGAAGCCCTCTGCAATAAGTGCAAAGTCATAGGCGGTCATCGCATTCTGAATTTCGACCTCGCATCCTACCGCGTCGAGTACGAATGCAGCAACTGTGGGGACCGCGGCTGGTCTAGGATAGAAGATGGAAAACTTAATTGGAGAGTTGAGTGGGCGGCTTTATGGGTTGCTTTAAACGTTAACTTTGAGCCTTATGGAAAAGACCACGCGACGCCCGGTGGCTCAAGAGATAGCTGTGTCGAGATAGTTCAAAAGTTCTTCAATAAACGACCTCCTTACGGCACACCTTACGAATGGGTCGCCCTAGCTTATGCTGGAAAGGAGATCGGAGATATGGGGTCCAGTGACTTCATGGGAATTACCCCTGAAGACTGGCTTCTAATAGCCGAACCAGAGGTGTTGAGATACCTTTGCCTGAAAAATAAGCCTATGCGCAGAATGGTTATAGATCCGACAAAGGTTCCCGAGTACTCTGACATATACGACCACGCAGAGCGCGTCTTCT
It contains:
- the lysS gene encoding lysine--tRNA ligase, which gives rise to MSKESFRHWVDDIVTGLLSYWGDINHYVCNCGLSVSGLQHIGRLRGEIILTNTVKEELKRKGYEAKHSLVLYTQDQWKGKESQLQVFQDREFAKSLVGRRLVDVPDPQECHENWVKHFWEPFGNYLDEFAIEVEVVSTTELYKKDELKSLVKEVFLRPDEIRKLVNKYRGRKPYPEGWIPFEALCNKCKVIGGHRILNFDLASYRVEYECSNCGDRGWSRIEDGKLNWRVEWAALWVALNVNFEPYGKDHATPGGSRDSCVEIVQKFFNKRPPYGTPYEWVALAYAGKEIGDMGSSDFMGITPEDWLLIAEPEVLRYLCLKNKPMRRMVIDPTKVPEYSDIYDHAERVFYGLEEVEQEKEKFEIIRSYELSQLRPPPEEIPLQLKYGHAVTLVQVLPEGFSLQSAIKRLRSTGLIKRDQLSELDIKRIESRLRRAKNWVAKYAPEHLKIQILKTLPPEIKESLSVEQKNALKTLSRLLSSRTLFTEEELEKELYQIAKEESGLGSRVFFKTIYRVLLGKDQGPRLAPFLLLLERKWVIDRLEEAAS